A single window of Rubripirellula lacrimiformis DNA harbors:
- a CDS encoding IS4 family transposase has product MSNSGKDAASKQKQSMTQGEQLAKAIRWIANDQLFAKVRVHGNANWVPTHLMQVAILWVWSSQSLLVESTKDAIKSVESLFGTTGIHSYQTLITALQKYTEQILPPLVQRMHHLMEKTDQASFRIGIWLVLAVDGSRLDACRTLANEKRFCKPKNKRGSKKNKKNKKNKKNKRGRHANKRKPVSKKKNYNPQPVGPQVWLTLLWHVGQRLPWAWKIGPSYSSERAHLLEMLNALDLPKNTLICGDAGFVGYDFWNAIDSHGHHFLTRVGSNCRFLKQLGRVRERDGIVYCWPKEKQQRKQPPLVLRLLRFHDGRGEVYLVTNELNSRKLSDSRAGEIYRKRWGIEVQFRSLKQTYGRSKLLGRTPDVVEHELTWSLVGLWMAQLLALREQIDRIEPAAQTSVAMVLRILQNILHCPNEIPARGESLRSLLAGALTDTYDRASKKKSRNYPRRKEEPRTGPPTIELATAEQQKLAKATLDLSNAA; this is encoded by the coding sequence ATGAGTAACAGTGGCAAGGATGCTGCTTCGAAACAGAAGCAATCAATGACTCAAGGTGAACAGCTGGCCAAAGCGATTCGCTGGATCGCCAACGACCAATTATTCGCAAAGGTTCGTGTTCACGGCAATGCCAATTGGGTGCCGACTCACTTGATGCAGGTCGCAATTCTATGGGTTTGGAGTAGTCAATCATTGCTCGTCGAATCCACCAAAGACGCGATCAAAAGTGTCGAGAGCTTATTCGGTACGACCGGGATTCATTCGTATCAGACGCTGATCACTGCACTGCAGAAGTACACCGAGCAAATCCTTCCGCCACTGGTCCAACGAATGCATCATTTGATGGAGAAGACAGATCAAGCAAGTTTTCGCATCGGGATTTGGTTGGTGTTGGCCGTCGACGGTTCCCGCTTGGATGCTTGCCGAACCCTGGCCAACGAGAAGCGGTTCTGCAAGCCAAAGAACAAAAGGGGATCGAAGAAGAACAAGAAGAACAAGAAGAACAAGAAGAACAAGCGTGGTCGACACGCCAACAAACGAAAACCGGTGAGCAAAAAGAAGAACTACAATCCGCAGCCCGTCGGTCCTCAAGTCTGGCTTACGCTACTGTGGCATGTCGGACAGCGATTGCCATGGGCATGGAAAATCGGACCGAGTTATTCCAGCGAACGAGCCCATCTGTTGGAAATGCTGAATGCTTTAGACCTACCGAAAAACACGCTCATCTGCGGTGATGCTGGTTTCGTCGGCTACGACTTTTGGAACGCGATCGACAGCCACGGCCATCACTTCCTGACGCGTGTCGGAAGCAATTGTCGCTTCCTGAAGCAACTTGGACGGGTTCGCGAACGTGATGGCATCGTGTACTGCTGGCCGAAAGAAAAACAGCAACGCAAGCAGCCGCCGTTGGTCCTTCGGCTACTTCGCTTTCACGACGGACGTGGCGAAGTCTATCTCGTCACCAACGAATTGAACTCACGCAAGTTAAGTGATTCGCGTGCTGGGGAAATTTATCGAAAACGCTGGGGAATCGAAGTGCAATTCCGATCCTTAAAGCAAACTTACGGTCGTTCGAAACTGCTCGGGCGAACGCCGGATGTCGTCGAGCACGAGTTAACCTGGTCGCTTGTCGGTCTTTGGATGGCGCAGTTACTGGCGCTTCGCGAACAAATCGATCGGATCGAACCGGCGGCTCAAACGAGCGTCGCGATGGTGTTACGAATATTGCAAAACATCCTGCACTGCCCCAACGAGATACCCGCGCGGGGCGAATCGCTTCGGAGTCTCTTGGCCGGTGCGTTGACGGATACATACGACCGCGCAAGTAAAAAGAAAAGTCGCAACTACCCACGCCGAAAAGAGGAACCCCGGACCGGCCCACCCACAATTGAACTCGCCACCGCAGAGCAACAGAAGCTTGCCAAAGCTACACTGGACCTCTCAAATGCAGCATGA